From the genome of uncultured Bacteroides sp.:
TGTTGCATACAGCTTTGTAAGCACATCTTTCTCCAGTGAACCATCTTTTGAATCAACACCAACGTAAGTTACAGTTCCTTTACCCAGATGACGCATGGTTACAGCAGGTTTGCCCTCATAGAATTCGCCGGTATAATTAGCCCATACTTCTGTACCTTTATCAGGAATCAACATCTCTCCCCAAGTGTTCCAAGGATAGCTTTTTCCGTCCATCGCAACAGTTCCCGGGTCCTGAGGTAAAAGTAGGTCGTAAAAATCCATTTTATTGCCGGCTAAATTATCGATTTTAGAACGGAATGCTGCTTCAAACAATCTTCCACTACGATCTTTATGTCCGGTACGGCAAGTAAGTATCAGGTTACCACCATTCTTCACATATTCAGTCCAACGGGCAATCAAAGCATCATCAACCAACTGATAAGCAGGGGCTATCATCACAGGATATGCACTGAAATCCTTATCTTCTGTGATAAAATCAACAGGTGCACCAAAAGCTTTCAACTGGCGATAGTATTTCTCTACATGAGCCATCGTATTCCATGTCTGGTTCTGTTTCTGGCGTTCCATGCTCCATGAATTATCATAATTGTAAAGAATAGCAGTCTTACGTGCGGTATACTCTTTTGGCTTATTTTCTCGTGGAGAAGACTCTTTGCGCAATAGCTTTACTTCCTGCATAAACTGCTGATATTCTTTTCCACCGGGAGTTACAGTTACTCCATCAGTTCCAACTATTCCGTAGTGATATTGCTCTGTTCCATACAAAGGTTGGCGATAACGGTAAGTGCAAACAAAATCACTACCTCCTGCAAATACACTCCATAACCAAAGTCGGACTGCTCCCGGAAGTGGCTGAGGATTAATTCCTCCCCAGTTTACTTGGCCAGGCTGAAGTTCCATTACACCGTATGTTCCGTTTACCGGACGGAAAAAATCATTTGCATAAGCTATACGTAGAGGATTTCCCACACGGTATCCTCTTCTGCCTATGCCTTCATTGTCTCCATAAACCATGTAGCGGGTGTAAGATACAAAATCTAAATCCTTACTTCCTCCAATATGTCCCTCTTCGTAATTTGGAATATAATTGGTAGTTACCCACTGATTTTTTACGTATTTCTTAATCAGCAAACATTGTTCATTCAGGAATGAGTTTGTCTGTTCTGCAGCAAAACGGCGATAATCAAGAATCTGATGATGATTCATAAACATCTGACGCATTTTAGGAAGCGTAATTTCATCAAATGAACTATATTGTTCACTCCAGAACGCTGTTCCCCAGGCATCATTCAATACTTTGATATCATTATTATACTTCTTACGCAGGAAATCACGGTATTGCAGTTCGGCTTTTGGATTAAAGTCGAACTGAACAGCTGGTTCATTATCCAACTGCCAACCTACAATGCGCGAATCGTTACCATAATGCTGAGCCAGTTTCTCTATCATTTTGAAAGAAAGTTCTCTGTAAAGCGGAGATGTAAAAGATGCATGTTGACGAGAACCATGATCTAGAACTGTACCATCTTCCTGTTTGAGAAGAATTTCCGGATATTTTCTACTGAGCCATACCGGAGGAGTTGCTGTTGAAGTACACATTACAACTTTCAGCTTATACTTGGCAGCCAAAGCAACAGCTCTGTCGAGCCATGCAAAATCGTATTTTCCTTCTTCAGGTTCCAGTTGCGCCCAGGCAAATTCGGCAAAGTGAGTAAACTCAAAGCCCAGATCGTGCATTTGCTTAAAATCTCTCTCCCACTGACTTTCGTTCCAATGTTCGGGATAATAATAAACTCCTGTCTGAATCAGATCTTTGTCTGAAAACCATGCCTTTTTATTCTGCGAAAACGAGAAAAGAATGCTCGCACACAAACAGAATGAGAGTAAACAAAATCTTTTCATAGTATTAGTATTTAAATCAATTTTCTTTCAAAAGTTTTTTCAAAACCGATTTCTTAACCGGGAATGCTGTTCCATGACGGGTTCCTTTAGGAAAAGAGACTTCATCCGATACATCTTCCCAGTGAATACGGTCTTTTGTACGTACCGCACCATATTTATGATTGCGATATTTATCAAAGTAAACATATAGATAATCACCTACCAATAGTGGAGAAGGTCCTTCTGCCCAATAATCACCAGTGATTGGTGCCGATACTTCTACAGGAAATCCCTCCTGAATATTTTTAGTTTTAGTTATGCGCAGGTTCTTTTCAGGAGGATTGGAATTTTCGTTCTTCACAACCATTATCAGCTCTTTATTCTTATCCTTTACAATAGCAGCATCAATCACACTAAAATCAGGGTCAAAGAACATCTTTGTTTCCGAAAATGTTTCAAAATCTTTGGTTGTAACATAGTAAATGCGGTGATTCAATCCTTTTTCGCTTGCACTAGTCTGCACTTCTTTATGCCTGCCCGGAATTGTAGTAGCCCAGAAAATATAATAAGTCTTTGAAGGTTCATCATAAAATAGTTCCGGAGCCCAACAATTGTGAGCATTAGGTTCATGCATCATTACCGGGATAGCTTTTTGTTCCGACCAGTGTATCAAATCTTTTGAAGAAGCATAACCAATAATACGATCTGTCCAACTGGAAGTCCACACCATGTGAAAGGTTCCATCTGGTGCCTGACAAATGCTTGGATCTCTCATTAATTTATCTTTGCCAACTGTAGCCGATAAAAATGACTTTCCATTTTTCAGAGCGTTCCATGTTAATCCGTCATAACTATAAGCCAGATGAAGCCCATCTTCACTATTGCCTGTGAAGTATGAAAATAGATATGTTTTCCCCCTCGCATGAAGAAATGTTACGGCAAATAAAAACAGAAAAGAAAAAGCGAATAATTTTTTCATAAAACAATAAAATTAGACGTAAGAATTAATAAGTGTACAAATATACACTTATTAAAATGAAAGGAAAAAGGAGATATATGAGAATATCATAGAAAGTAGGGTAAAACAGATGTAAAATTGTACAAATGGCTTTAAATCGAAGCATAATTATACGAAATTCTATGTTTATGTACTACTTTCTATTTATACAAATTTAGAATGCCAGTATCTTAGCAACATGTAAACTATACAATTAAATTATGAAAAAAATAATTTCATCTATCATCTTATCTTTAATATTCACTCATGTAATTTTTGCTCAGAATAGCATTGATCTTTCAGGAAAATGGAATTTCCAGATAGACAGAAAAGATGCGGGTGTTGTTGAACAGTGGTTCAAAAAACGACTGAATGAAGAAATTAACTTACCAGGTTCAATGCCTGATAAATTAAAGGGAGATGATGTAACTGTACGAACCAAATGGACAGGCAGTCTTTACGACAGTTCTTACTATTATAATCCATACATGGAAAAATACAGAGTAGATGGAAAAGTTAAACTACCTTTTTTCCTTACTCCGGATAAACATTATATAGGTGTGGCATGGTATCAGAAAGAAGTTACTATTCCCTCTTCCTGGAAAGGAAAACGAGTAGTTCTTTTTCTTGAACGTCCTCACATAGAAACAACCGTTTGGGTTAATGATAAGCAAGTGGGTATGCAAAACAGTCTTTGTGTGCCTCACGAATACGATCTTACCAGCTATATCCGTCCGGGAAAATGTAAAATATCTATTCGGGTAGACAATCGTTTGAAAGAAATTAATGTTGGACCGGATTCACACAGCGTAACCGACCAAACTCAAGGTAACTGGAATGGTATTGTTGGCAAAATGAATCTCACAGCAGGCTCAACCATTCATTTTGATGATATTCAAGTATATCCTGATGTAGCAAATAAAAAAGCATTGGTAAAGATTCAGATAAAATCAGATAAGCTAAAGAATGTATCAGCTAAAGTAACGCTATCTGCCCAAAGCTTTAATACAGAAAAGAACCATACTCTCCTACCCATATCAAAAGATATTGTGATTAAAAACAATACTCTTTCTATAGAAATGGAACTTCCAATGGGTGACAACATGCTTACCTGGGATGAATTTGATCCTGCTTTATACAAACTGAAAGCAAAAATTGAATGCGGTAAAAACAGTGATGAAAAGGAAGTTCAGTTTGGTATGCGTGATTTTACAATCAAAGGAAAATATTTCTATGTAAACGGCAACAAAACAATGCTTCGCGGAACTGTTGAAAACTGTGATTTTCCTTTAACCGGATATGCTCCTATGCAAGTTGAAGACTGGGAAAGAGTTTTTCGTATTTGCAAGAATTATGGATTAAACCACATGCGTTTTCACTCTTTTTGTCCTCCAAAAGCTGCATTTGAAGCTGCCGACTTAGTTGGATTCTACATTCAACCGGAAGGACCAAGCTGGCCTAACCATGGTCCGAAACTTGGAATGGGACAACCAATTGATAATTATTTGATGGATGAAACAATTCGCATAGCTAAGGAATATGGCAATTATGCATCATTCTGTATGCTAGCTTGTGGCAATGAACCTGCCGGACGCTGGGTTGCCTGGGTAAGCAAATTTGTTGATTACTGGAAAGAAAAAGATCCACGAAGAGTATACACGGGAGCTTCTGTTGGTGGCAGCTGGCAATGGCAGCCAAAGAATCAATACCATGTAAAAGCAGGTGCACGTGGACTGGACTGGGCTAGCTCAATGCCGGAATCAATGTCCGACTATCGTGCAAAGATTGACACAGTTTCTCAACCTTATGTATCTCATGAAACCGGACAATGGTGTGCTTTCCCAGATTTTAATGAAATAAAGAAATACACCGGAGTAAATAAAGCTAAGAACTTTGAAATATTCAAAGATTTGCTGGAAGATGGAAAAATGGGAGATCTGGGACATGAGTTTATGATGGCATCGGGAAAACTACAGGCTTTATGCTACAAAAACGAAATAGAAAAGACTCTTCGCACTCCCAACTATGCCGGATTCCAATTATTAGCTTTGAACGATTATTCGGGTCAGGGAACAGCATTAGTTGGTTTATTGAATGTATTCTTTGAAGAAAAAGGCTATATCAATGCTCCGGAATTCCGTCGTTTCTGCAGTCCTACTGTACCTTTGGCAAGAATTGAAAAGTTTGTATACAAGAATAACGAAACTTTCCAGGCAAATATAGAAGTGGCTCATTTTGGAAAGACAGCAATAAAGAATGCAAATACAACTTATAAGATTACAGATGAATGGGGAAAAGTACTTGCAAAAGGTACTCTCATCATCAAAGATATTCCGGTAGGTAACTGCTTCAGTCTAGGTTTAGTGAAGTTTCCTCTAGGATCTATTGAAAAAGCTCAGAAACTAAATCTGGAAGTAGCTATTGAAGGAACCGAAGCAGTGAACGACTGGAATTTCTGGGTATATCCTGAAACCGTTACTCTTGAGAAAGGATCGGTTTATGTAACTGATTCTGTTGATGCAAAAGCTACTGAAATATTGAAAAACGGTGGAAATGTATTGCTTACAGCTGCCAGAAAAATATCATACGGTAAAGATGTACAGCAATATTTCACTCCTGTATTCTGGAACACATCATGGTTTAAAATGCGTCCTCCTCATACAACAGGTATCTTCGTGAACAATTATCATCCTCTTTTCAAAAACTTCCCTACCGATTATTATAGTAATCTACAATGGTGGGAACTTCTTAACAGAGCACAGGTTATTCAGTTCACTGATTTCCCTGCAGATTTCCAACCATTGGTACAAAGCATAGACACTTGGTTTATAAGCCGCAAAATTGGTATGCTTTTCGAAGCCAAAGTTTTGAACGGAAAGCTTATGATGACAAGCATGGATATTACTTCCAATCTGGACAAAAGAATTGTTGCCCGTCAGATGAACAAAGCTATTCTGGATTATATGAATTCCGACAACTTCCGTCCACAAACTGAAGTTTCACTTGAAACCATTAAAGATCTGTACAAAAAAACAGCAAAGAAGGTAGATACATATACCAAGGATTCACCGGATGAACTAAAACCGAAAAAAGGAGATAAAGGATTATAATTATAATAGATTAAAAAAAATAACATGAAACTTAAGTTACTAGCTACCACTTTGCTAATAAGCACTTTTTGTGCAGCACAAAAGGTAGAATATAAGTTTGACTTTACACAAGGAAAAGCCCTAAAGGGGTATACCGCAATCACTTCTCAGGATAGATTTTCTGCTGAAAAAGGTTATGGATATGATTTGCAGTCCTCTTCTGCAGGAGAAAATAAACCGTTCTATTTTTCGGTTCAAGTTCCTGATGGAAATTATAAAGTAACCGTTAAAATAGGTTCTGCAAATAAAGCCGGAGTAACAACCGTAAGAGGTGAATCGCGTCGTCTTTTCATTGAGAATCTTCTCACTAAAAAAGGCGAAATTATTGAGGAAACTTTTATTATCAATAAGCGCAATACTAAAATCAGCGAACACGAGTTTGTAAAGATTAAAGCACGGGAGAAGAAGAAACTTAACTGGGATGATAAACTAACTTTGGAATTTAATGGTGACGCACCTCTTCTTGAGACACTCACTATTGAAAAAGTAAATAACGTTCCAACTATATTCCTTTGTGGGAACTCTACTGTAGTAGATCAGGACAATGAACCTTGGGCTAGCTGGGGACAAATGATTCCACGGTTCTTTGACAAACATGTATGCTTTGCCAATTATGCAGAATCAGGCGAATCTGCCAACACATTTATCTCTGCTGGAAGATTAGCTAAAGCTCTTACACAAATGAAAGCCGGTGACTATATATTTATGGAATTTGGTCACAACGATCAGAAGCAGAAAGGCCCGGGAAAAGGTCCATACCTTTCATTCACATCAAGTCTTCGTACATTTATACAGGAAGCAAAAGCAAGAGGCGCACATCCTGTTCTGGTTACTCCTACCCAACGAAGAAGCTTTAATGAAGAAGGTAAAATTATGGATACTCACGGAGAATATCCAAATGCAATGAAGAAATTATCTATTGAAGAAAATATACCATTAATTGATCTCAACGCCGCAACACGAACACTTTATGAAACATGGGGAATAGAACCATCTAAAAATGCATTTGTACATTATCCGGCAAACACTTACCCAGGACAAACACAACCTTTAGCAGACAACACACACTTTAATCCTTACGGAGCATACGAAATATCCAAATGCATTATCGAAGGAATGAAAACAAACAAACTGGATATCGTAAAATATCTAAGAAAAGATTACAAGCCATTCAATCCAAAACAGCCGGATAGTCTTGCTTCTTTTCACTGGAACCAAAGTCCTTTTACTGAAGTTGAGAAACCAGACGGAAACTAAAATATAACAACGAAATAAAATATGAAAAAAAGTTTACTTATATATCTGTTCACAATTTTAACAACCGGATGTGTAGCTCAAAATAAAACAATTCCTTCAATTAACTGGACTGGGGAAAAAGTGAAACATAATCTTTCCTGGGCTTCTGATGTAGGAGCAAAAACATTCCCGGCAGGTAAAACTTTTAATGTTAAAGATTACCAGGCTATAAACGATGGAAAGACTATGTGCACCAAGCAAATACAAGATGCCATTGATGCCTGCAGTCTGGCTGGCGGAGGAACTGTAACCTTTGAACCGGGGAATTATCTGACGGGGGCACTATTTATAAAAAAAGGAGTTAATTTTTGCATCGGAAAAGGGGTTACTTTACTCGCTAGTACTAACATTAATGATTATCCTGAATTCAAGACACGCGTTGCCGGCATAGAAATGGTATGGCCATCGGCTGTTATTAATGTAACCGACCAAAAAAACGCTGCTATTTCAGGGGAAGGCACGCTGGATTGTCAAGGAAAGGTGTTCTGGGATAAATATTGGGAGATGCGCAAGGAATACGAAAAAGAAGGACTCCGCTGGATTGTAGATTACGACTGCAAACGAGTAAGAGGTATCTTGATTTCAAATAGTTCGGATATCACTCTGCAAGGTATTCATATAATGAGAACCGGATTCTGGGCTGTTCAGGTATTGTATTCTTCATACTGCACCATCAATGGTGTAAATGTAAACAATAACATTGGTGGTCACGGACCAAGTACCGATGGCCTTGATATTGATTCTTCGAAAAGGATTCTGATTGAGAATTGTGATATTGACTGTAATGATGATAATATTTGTCTCAAATCGGGAAGAGATGCTGATGGGCTACGCGTAAATCGTCCTACTGAATATATAGTAGTTCGTAACTGTACTACCCGAAAAGGGGCCGGATTAATAACCTGTGGTAGCGAAACGTCAGGTTCTATAAGAAATATTCTGGCTTATAACATGAAAGCATGCGGAACTTCATCAGCTCTTCGTATTAAATCGGCAATGAACAGAGGAGGTACTGTAGAGAATATTTATATGACAGATGTTAAAGCAGATAGTGTAGGCAGTGTCTTAGCAGTCGATTTAAACTGGAATCCGAGCTACAGCTATTCTACCTTGCCTGAGAAATATGTAGGAAAAGAGATTCCCGAGCATTGGAAAACAATGCTTACTCAAGTAATTCCTGCTGAAAAAGGTTATCCACATTTCAAAAATGTCTATTTTTGGAATGTAAAAGCTAAGAGCTCAAAACAATTTATTACAGCAATTGGCTGGAATAAAAAGTTAAGGCTAGAAAACTTTTACCTTAACAACATCAAAGCTGATGTTGGCAATGCTGGAAAAATAACTTTTACTAATAATTTCAATCTGCGTAATATACGTTTAAAAGTTGCAGATAAAAGTAAAATAGAACTTAAAGAGAATATAAATCTTAAGAGTAATATTCAATATGAGTAAATTAAGAAAAGTATTTTTTGTATTGCTTACTCTCTTTGCCGGCATTCACGCTTATGCCGGTGGAGAGAGTAAGTTTTCTTATGTACTGAGCGGTACACAAACAGCACCTCGGATACTGGCATGTAAAACTCCTGAATTTTCTTTTCATTTTCCACAAATGGCGGGAAACTTCAAACTTGGACTTATTGCTGGCCAGAAAAGTCTTTGGAGTAACGAACTAAAAAGTGTGAAGCTCAAAAAAGAGGAAAACAAGCTGATTTACACTTTGGAAGATAATCTGTTGAAAGATGGAAAAGTTATTGTCCGTGTTGCCAAACTAACAGATAGCGACGGATTCGTTATGGAAGTTGAAGGACTAAACTTACCAGATGGTATCGATTTGTTCTGGAGTTTTGGAGGTTGTTATGCAAAAGTGCTTCCCAATAAAGCAGACAGTGATCTTAAACCTGAATATTGTAAAGACAATGTATTCAGTGTAGAAGGTAGCGCATTTACTGTTTATTACGATGAAAGTTTGAACCTAAAAGTTGTTCAGGCTGTTGTTCCTGAAAACTCTGATATCAGACTATCTGATGCACATAAGCAGACTTCCCCACTTGTATTTCATGAATCAGGTAAAAAAACAGATGCTCCTGCCCTAACTGGCACCAGCAAACTGATAAACGGTAAACTCTATTTCTGTTTTTATCTTCAGAATGCAAAGGCCGATTACAACAGCTTTATGATACCCGAACTATTTAAAAAAGAATTTAAGCTATGAAACAGATTAAAATATATTTCCTGTTCGCACTCTTTATGATAACAGGATCCTTCCAGCTTCAAGCTAAGATTTACAATGTAAAAGATTTCGGTGCTAAAGGAGACGGAAAAACAATTGATTCTCCTTCCATCAACCAAGCTATAGAGAATGCTTCTAATGAAGGAGGAGGAACGGTATATATACCTTCGGGCGAATATGCCTGCTATTCCATCCGTTTAAAAAGTCATATCACTATCTTTCTGGAATCAGGAGCTCGTATCGTTGCAGCTTTCCCAACTAAAGATCAGGGATATGATGTTGCTGAACCAAATGAATTCAACAAATATCAGGATTTCGGCCACAGCCATTGGAAAAATTCTCTTATGTGGGGCATCGGACTGGAAGACATCACTATTTGCGGTTCAGGACTTATTTACGGTAAAGGGTTGTCTCGTGAAGAAAGCCGCCTGCCCGGAGCCGGGAATAAAGCCATCAGTCTGAAAAACTGCAGGAATGTAATTATCAAAGATATTTCCATGTTGCATTGCGGACACTTCGCCTTGCTTGCTACCGGTGTGGATAATCTTAGTGTACTAAACCTGAAAGTAGATACCAACCGAGACGGATTCGATATTGATTGTTGCAAAAACGTACGTATCACAGATTGCACAGTAAATTCCCCATGGGATGATGCAATTGTACTGAAAGCTTCTTACGCATTAGGATACTTCAGAGATACAGAAAACGTAACCATTACCGGTTGTCTGGTTTCCGGCTTTGATCAGGGAACAGCAATGAACGCTACCTACGAAAGATTTGAGCCACAAGCTCCCGATCATGCTTATGTTTGTGGAAGAATAAAGCTTGGAACAGAATCAAGCGGCGGATTTAAGAACATTGCAATAGCCAACTGCGTTTTCGACCGTTGCAGAGGTTTGGCTATAGAAACTGTTGATGGTGGTCATCTTGAAGATATTGTTGTTAGTAATATCACTATGCGGGATATTGTCAATTCTCCAATATTTCTTCGTCTTGGCGGACGAATGAGAAGTCCTGAAGGAACACCAAAAGGAAGTATGAAAAGAGTGCGAATCAGCAATATAAATGTATATAATGCAGATTCTCAGTATTCATCAATCATAAGTGGAATACCTGGAAGCATTATTGAAGATGTAACGCTGAGTGACATACATATCTACCATAAGGGTGGATATACAGCAGAAGATGGAAAGATTGTTCCTCCCGAACAGATAAAGGTTTATCCGGATCCGTTAATGTTTGGAACAATACCAGCCAAGGGATTCTACATCCGTCATGCAAAGAATGTAACATTCAACAATATTGATTTCCACTACGAAAAACCAGACGGACGACCATTATTTGTGACCGATGATGCAGAGATGATAGAATACAATAGAATTACTGTTGATGGGGTAAAATACTAATCACAAGTCTACTTTTCCTTAAAACAGGATTGAATAATCCGGTTAAATAAATTAAGTTGTTTATTTAACCGGATTATCTTTTTATTCACTACTTTTGTACTATCAATTCAGATTAATAAAGGAAAAAATGAACTACGGATTTGTAAAAGTGGCCGCAGCAGTGCCACCGGTAAAAGTAGCCGATTGCCAGTATAATGCTGAACAAATTGAGAAAATGATAAATGAAGCCGAAGAAAAAGGTGTTCAGATTATTGCTTTCCCAGAACTATGTATCACCGGATATACGTGTGCCGACCTGTTTGCACAGCAACTTCTGCTGGAAAAAGCAGAAATGGGATTGGTACAAGTAATGAATAATACTCGTCAACTTGATATTATTTGTATAGTAGGAATGCCGGTAATAACCAATACAATCCTTATAAATGCTGCAGTTGTATTTCAAGGAGGAAAGATTCTTGGTGTGGTTCCAAAAACTTACTTACCCAATTATAAAGAATTCTACGAGCAACGCTGGTTCACTTCGGCCAGAGATGTGATTGACAAAACAGTGCGTCTCTGTGGTCAGTTGGTACCTGTTAGTTCAAACTTACTTTTCGATACTCCCGATTGTTGTTTTGGTGTAGAGATATGTGAAGACCTGTGGTCTGTAATTCCTCCCAGTTCCAAACTGGCATTAAAGGGTGCAGAGATTCTTATTAATCTTTCTGCCGATAATGAAGGTATTGCCAAACATAATTACGTTCGGTCACTAATCAGTCAGCAGTCTGCACGCTGCATTGCCGCATATATATTCTCTTCCTGCGGATTCGGAGAATCAACTACTGATGTGGTGTTTGCCGGCAACGGATTAATATATGAAAACGGGGCTCTGCTTGCAGAATCCAAACGATTCAGTCTGGAAGAACAAATGGTTATTTCAGAAATAGATGTGGAACGTTTACGCACAGAAAGACGTATTAACACAACCTTCTCAGCAAATAGTGGTGATTATAAGGATGCAGAAGCAATTCACGTTACTACCGAACTAACAAATAGCAGACCTTTAAGTCTTAGCAGGAAAATAGATGCTCTTCCATTTGTACCAACAGGCAGAACTCTGAATGAAAGATGCGAAGAAATCTTTGAGATACAGGTTTCCGGTCTGGCTAAACGTATTGTTCACACACATTCAAAAACAGCAGTTTTAGGTATTTCCGGAGGATTGGATTCCACGCTAGCATTACTTGTATGCGTAAAGACTTTCGATAAACTGGGACTTTCATGTAAAGGTATCTTAGGAATTACCATGCCTGGATTCGGAACAACCGACCGTACTTATAACAATGCTATCAACCTGATGAAAGAATTAGGAGTTAGTATTCGTGAAATAGATATAAAGGCTGCGTGTATTCAACATTTCAAAGACATTGATCATGATATAAACGTGCACGATGTTACTTATGAAAACTCACAGGCTAGAGAACGTACACAAATCCTTATGGATGTAGCAAACCAAACAGGCGGTATGGTTATTGGTACCGGCGATCTTTCGGAACTTGCTTTGGGATGGGCCACCTATAACGGAGATCACATGTCAATGTATGGCGTTAATGTTAGCATACCCAAAACGCTGGTTAAACATTTGGTTGACTGGGTAAGCCAAAATGAAGTTGAAGAAGATGCTGCTATAATCCTGACAGATATTGTAGCTACTCCTATTAGCCCGGAACTTATACCTGCAGACGAGGATGGAAATATTCTGCAAAAAACAGAAGATTTAGTAGGCCCATACGAGCTTCACGACTTCTTTCTTTATTACACAATGCGTTTTGGTTTCCGTCCGGCTAAAATATACTATCTGGCAAACATTGCATTTGCAGGATCATATGATAGAGAAACCATCAAGAAATGGCTACACACCTTCTTCCGCCGTTTCTTTAACCAACAGTTCAAACGTTCGTGCTTACCCGATGGCCCTAAAGTAGGAAGTATCTCTATAAGTCCGCGTGGTGACTGGCGCATGCCAAGTGACGCAAGTTCGGCTTTATGGCTCAAAGAAATCGAAGAATTGTAATCTGACATTACCTTTGTAAAAATTATCCCAGTGCTCTTAGCTGGGTTAAATATTAGTTCGGGAATTGTGAGTTTTATATTCACAATTCCCGAACTTTTTATATTTTACTATTTTTTGCAATCGTTCTATCTTCTATTTTTCAGGTATAAAAAAATATTCTTGTATTTATCATTTATAATAGTTAATATTGCGAATAATTGACCTAAGAATAACAAATCAAATGCATATATACAATTCAGAAAGTGATATCTGGAAATCTTTTTTATCTGGAAACGAGAAAGCATTTTCTACTCTGTACTATATGTATGCGGATGTTCTATTTTCATACGGCTATAAAATAGTAAATGACAGGGAAATTGTAAAAGATGCTATTCAGGAGTTATTTATAAAGCTATACAATAACAGAGAGAATCTTAGCGAAACGGAGCATGTTAAGTTCTATCTCTTCAAGGCTTTGAGAAACAGGCTAATTTCAAAATTAGAATCTCGAACACTTATTTCTTTAGATGCCGATAATGATGATTTACTTTTCGAAATAGAAATAGCTTCAACAGAAGAAGATGATGATCCTGAAGAGATCTTTTCGGAAGATCAGAAAAAAGAGCTTTCCCGGGCCATGAAGACCTTGACCTCACGACAACGGGAAGCTATTTATCTTAGGTATATCCGGGAAATATCTATTGAAGACATCGCTGCTATGTTAAATATGAATTATCAATCAGCACGTAATCTAATTCATCGCTCTAT
Proteins encoded in this window:
- a CDS encoding glycoside hydrolase family 28 protein, with protein sequence MKQIKIYFLFALFMITGSFQLQAKIYNVKDFGAKGDGKTIDSPSINQAIENASNEGGGTVYIPSGEYACYSIRLKSHITIFLESGARIVAAFPTKDQGYDVAEPNEFNKYQDFGHSHWKNSLMWGIGLEDITICGSGLIYGKGLSREESRLPGAGNKAISLKNCRNVIIKDISMLHCGHFALLATGVDNLSVLNLKVDTNRDGFDIDCCKNVRITDCTVNSPWDDAIVLKASYALGYFRDTENVTITGCLVSGFDQGTAMNATYERFEPQAPDHAYVCGRIKLGTESSGGFKNIAIANCVFDRCRGLAIETVDGGHLEDIVVSNITMRDIVNSPIFLRLGGRMRSPEGTPKGSMKRVRISNINVYNADSQYSSIISGIPGSIIEDVTLSDIHIYHKGGYTAEDGKIVPPEQIKVYPDPLMFGTIPAKGFYIRHAKNVTFNNIDFHYEKPDGRPLFVTDDAEMIEYNRITVDGVKY
- a CDS encoding NAD(+) synthase, with protein sequence MNYGFVKVAAAVPPVKVADCQYNAEQIEKMINEAEEKGVQIIAFPELCITGYTCADLFAQQLLLEKAEMGLVQVMNNTRQLDIICIVGMPVITNTILINAAVVFQGGKILGVVPKTYLPNYKEFYEQRWFTSARDVIDKTVRLCGQLVPVSSNLLFDTPDCCFGVEICEDLWSVIPPSSKLALKGAEILINLSADNEGIAKHNYVRSLISQQSARCIAAYIFSSCGFGESTTDVVFAGNGLIYENGALLAESKRFSLEEQMVISEIDVERLRTERRINTTFSANSGDYKDAEAIHVTTELTNSRPLSLSRKIDALPFVPTGRTLNERCEEIFEIQVSGLAKRIVHTHSKTAVLGISGGLDSTLALLVCVKTFDKLGLSCKGILGITMPGFGTTDRTYNNAINLMKELGVSIREIDIKAACIQHFKDIDHDINVHDVTYENSQARERTQILMDVANQTGGMVIGTGDLSELALGWATYNGDHMSMYGVNVSIPKTLVKHLVDWVSQNEVEEDAAIILTDIVATPISPELIPADEDGNILQKTEDLVGPYELHDFFLYYTMRFGFRPAKIYYLANIAFAGSYDRETIKKWLHTFFRRFFNQQFKRSCLPDGPKVGSISISPRGDWRMPSDASSALWLKEIEEL
- a CDS encoding sigma-70 family RNA polymerase sigma factor, whose translation is MHIYNSESDIWKSFLSGNEKAFSTLYYMYADVLFSYGYKIVNDREIVKDAIQELFIKLYNNRENLSETEHVKFYLFKALRNRLISKLESRTLISLDADNDDLLFEIEIASTEEDDDPEEIFSEDQKKELSRAMKTLTSRQREAIYLRYIREISIEDIAAMLNMNYQSARNLIHRSIQKLRKELLTAIFILLHSYLNS